The proteins below come from a single Natrinema sp. SYSU A 869 genomic window:
- a CDS encoding long-chain fatty acid--CoA ligase, translating to MNWRDAEREYEDDVTGETTLARLFEDSAERNSNRPAQQYKGGVYERSLTDSVIPAATPGEFRTISYAEMRDIVRTLSAGFRDLGVETADRIGLFSNTRMEWAQCDFALLGAGAVVTTVYTSSSPNQVEYLLDDPDADGVVVENEALLENVLAVEDALDLEFIVSIDEIEGYDDRDDILTLGEVYARGEDTFDLEAYEARIEETDPDDLASLIYTSGTTGRPKGVQLTHGNFRSNVNASRKRFGPRPDKDDDVPVLDEESVAMSYLPLAHVFERTAGHFVLFASGACIAYAESPDTLQEDFSLVEPTTATSVPRVYEKIYDGIREEASQSSTKQRIFEWATDVGVAYQQADSPGPILSAKQALADKLVFSTVREALGGNIEILISGGGSLSPELCQLYHAMGLPIFEGYGLTETAPIVSTNPPEAAKIGTIGPPLFNVEVTVDETVADQEAFADDPGEVGELLVKGPNVTQGYWNKPGATEGAFTEAVPGSSAEQSSADRSSGESADSSAGRWFRTGDIIHLRPDGYLEFRDRVKQIIVLSTGKNVAPGPIEDAFAASEVVEQAMVVGDGAKFIGALLVPNTDHVREWAEAEGIDLPDDPEAMCDNDRVRKHIQQEVDRVNENFEKHETIKRFELVPQEFTEENDMLTPTMKKKRRVILEQFEDRVDRIYEDD from the coding sequence ATGAATTGGCGGGACGCCGAACGAGAGTACGAGGACGATGTCACCGGGGAGACGACCCTCGCACGGCTGTTCGAGGATTCGGCCGAGCGCAATTCGAATCGGCCGGCACAGCAGTACAAGGGTGGGGTCTACGAGCGATCGCTGACCGATTCGGTTATTCCCGCCGCAACGCCCGGTGAGTTTCGGACGATTTCCTACGCCGAAATGCGCGATATCGTTCGCACCCTCTCGGCCGGCTTCCGCGATCTGGGGGTCGAGACGGCGGATCGGATCGGTCTCTTCTCCAATACCCGGATGGAGTGGGCCCAGTGTGACTTCGCTCTGCTCGGAGCCGGCGCAGTCGTCACGACCGTCTACACGAGTTCGTCCCCAAATCAGGTCGAGTACCTGCTCGACGACCCCGACGCCGACGGCGTCGTCGTCGAGAACGAAGCGCTACTCGAGAACGTTCTCGCTGTCGAGGACGCCCTCGATCTCGAGTTTATCGTCTCGATCGACGAAATTGAGGGGTACGACGACCGCGACGATATTCTGACCCTCGGCGAGGTCTATGCCCGCGGCGAGGACACCTTCGACCTCGAGGCCTATGAGGCCCGAATCGAGGAGACGGATCCGGACGATCTGGCGAGTCTGATCTACACGAGTGGGACGACCGGTCGGCCAAAGGGGGTTCAGCTGACCCACGGGAATTTCCGGTCGAACGTCAACGCGTCTCGGAAACGCTTCGGCCCGCGGCCGGACAAGGACGACGATGTGCCGGTGTTAGACGAGGAGTCGGTGGCGATGTCGTACCTTCCCCTTGCCCACGTTTTCGAGCGAACGGCGGGACACTTCGTGCTGTTTGCAAGCGGTGCCTGCATCGCCTACGCGGAGAGTCCGGACACGCTCCAAGAGGATTTCAGTCTCGTCGAGCCGACAACGGCCACGAGCGTCCCCCGGGTCTACGAGAAGATCTACGACGGTATCCGGGAGGAAGCGAGCCAGTCGTCGACCAAGCAGCGGATCTTCGAGTGGGCCACGGACGTCGGCGTTGCATACCAGCAGGCTGACTCGCCGGGCCCGATCCTGTCGGCCAAACAGGCACTCGCGGACAAACTCGTCTTCTCGACGGTCCGGGAGGCGCTGGGCGGGAATATCGAAATACTGATCAGCGGCGGTGGCAGTCTCTCGCCGGAACTCTGTCAGCTCTATCACGCGATGGGGCTTCCCATCTTCGAGGGATACGGGCTGACCGAGACCGCTCCCATTGTCTCGACGAATCCGCCCGAGGCCGCGAAGATCGGCACGATCGGCCCGCCGCTGTTCAACGTTGAGGTGACGGTCGACGAGACCGTCGCCGACCAGGAGGCCTTCGCCGACGACCCCGGCGAGGTCGGCGAACTCCTCGTCAAGGGGCCAAACGTCACGCAGGGCTACTGGAACAAACCCGGCGCGACCGAGGGCGCGTTTACGGAAGCCGTCCCCGGGAGTAGCGCGGAACAGAGTTCCGCGGACCGTTCGAGCGGAGAGTCGGCGGACTCGTCCGCCGGACGGTGGTTCCGTACCGGTGACATCATTCATTTGCGGCCCGACGGCTACCTCGAGTTCCGCGATCGCGTCAAGCAGATCATCGTTCTCTCGACGGGGAAGAACGTCGCGCCCGGGCCGATCGAGGACGCCTTCGCCGCGAGCGAGGTCGTCGAGCAGGCGATGGTCGTCGGCGACGGCGCGAAGTTCATTGGTGCCCTACTCGTCCCGAACACGGACCACGTCCGCGAGTGGGCCGAAGCGGAGGGGATCGACCTGCCCGACGACCCCGAGGCAATGTGTGACAACGACCGCGTCCGCAAACACATCCAGCAGGAGGTCGACCGGGTTAACGAGAACTTCGAGAAACACGAGACGATCAAGCGGTTCGAACTCGTTCCCCAGGAGTTCACTGAGGAGAACGATATGCTGACCCCGACGATGAAGAAGAAGCGCCGCGTCATCCTCGAGCAGTTCGAGGACCGCGTCGATCGGATCTACGAAGACGACTGA
- a CDS encoding MBL fold metallo-hydrolase, whose amino-acid sequence MEVGDVRKVATGDCSDLYYLDTGMYDTNEYGAVYILDDDRPAVVDTGIGTNYDLLREALAEVGIDEDDLEVVAVTHVHLDHAGGAGFLAADYPNADVYVPSIGADHLVDPSRLVAGTKQAVGDQWEHYVEPEPIPEERIVEIEDGDVIDLGTHELRVHGAPGHAPHQVVFEDPANDVVFVADAAGIWVPEIEAIRETSPPSNFDLEQCLEDLETLKEIDPDVFCYPHFGPRYVGDDVEAALEEYATVLEEWVDAVAAKRRDLEDDAVIEHFADTSEMTGVWGDEKASEEAKLNTRGVLGYLDHRE is encoded by the coding sequence ATGGAAGTCGGAGACGTCCGCAAAGTGGCTACCGGCGACTGTTCGGACCTCTACTATCTCGACACGGGAATGTACGACACGAACGAGTACGGTGCCGTCTACATCCTCGACGACGACCGGCCCGCCGTCGTCGACACCGGTATCGGTACTAACTACGACCTGCTCCGTGAGGCTCTCGCCGAGGTCGGCATCGACGAGGACGACCTCGAGGTCGTCGCGGTGACCCACGTTCACCTCGATCACGCCGGTGGTGCGGGCTTTCTCGCCGCCGACTACCCGAACGCCGACGTCTACGTCCCCAGTATCGGGGCCGATCACTTGGTCGATCCCTCGCGTCTGGTCGCGGGAACGAAGCAGGCTGTCGGCGACCAGTGGGAACATTACGTGGAGCCGGAGCCGATCCCTGAAGAGCGGATCGTCGAGATCGAAGACGGCGACGTCATCGACCTCGGTACACACGAACTGCGAGTCCACGGGGCACCGGGCCATGCCCCCCATCAGGTGGTCTTCGAAGACCCCGCGAACGATGTGGTCTTCGTCGCCGACGCCGCCGGGATCTGGGTGCCTGAGATCGAAGCGATCAGAGAGACCTCACCGCCGTCGAACTTCGACCTCGAGCAGTGCCTCGAAGACCTCGAGACGCTGAAAGAGATCGATCCAGACGTGTTCTGCTATCCCCACTTCGGGCCCCGCTATGTCGGCGACGATGTCGAAGCCGCCCTCGAGGAGTACGCGACGGTCCTCGAGGAGTGGGTTGACGCGGTCGCGGCGAAACGCCGCGACCTCGAGGACGACGCGGTGATCGAGCACTTCGCGGACACGTCCGAGATGACTGGCGTCTGGGGTGACGAGAAAGCGAGCGAGGAGGCGAAGTTGAATACGCGGGGCGTGCTGGGCTATCTCGACCATCGAGAGTGA
- a CDS encoding HAMP domain-containing sensor histidine kinase, with translation MSHDTPDSARPELPQLWLQQEYVPRIVSGFGGLSALALVVWTVTFAAMIDVPGLLLSAAFTGGPALGLIWGGYRLERSGIETSRYVRILQWCVGGTVGFLTVNLLIMVFFPWYSLAGNISWAHFSVNAGAIGGFAIGYVEARAIQREVEATAATVRAEQLADERELLMYLNDLLRHEVLNSSQIIGGHASLLHAECDDDRVHNRLETIERESEELVDVIEDIRAMLDANREPDTRSVVALTALLEEQVAECRTRFDEAVIDTDLPEATRVSGNEGLKWIFSNLLENAIEHNDSEMPHVRVTVDERPETVTVTVADNGPGISAEDRESLFERKSTNHGLGLYLSRILANRYGGTVDLADTGSDGSVFVVALPHASTTADDESTDD, from the coding sequence ATGAGCCACGACACGCCGGACAGCGCTCGCCCCGAGCTACCGCAACTGTGGCTCCAACAGGAGTATGTGCCCCGGATCGTCAGCGGGTTCGGCGGACTCTCGGCTCTCGCTCTCGTCGTCTGGACGGTCACATTTGCCGCGATGATCGACGTCCCAGGCCTTCTGCTCAGCGCGGCTTTCACTGGCGGGCCGGCCCTCGGGCTGATCTGGGGCGGCTACCGACTCGAACGAAGCGGCATCGAGACGAGCCGGTACGTTCGGATTCTCCAGTGGTGTGTCGGTGGGACAGTCGGATTTCTGACTGTCAACCTCTTGATAATGGTCTTCTTTCCCTGGTATAGTCTGGCGGGAAACATCTCCTGGGCGCACTTCTCCGTCAATGCGGGTGCGATCGGCGGCTTCGCCATCGGCTACGTCGAAGCGCGGGCGATCCAACGCGAGGTCGAGGCGACGGCCGCCACCGTCCGCGCCGAACAACTCGCGGACGAGCGCGAGTTGCTCATGTACCTGAATGATCTCCTCCGACACGAGGTGTTGAACTCCTCGCAGATCATCGGCGGCCACGCATCGCTACTGCACGCGGAGTGTGATGACGATCGGGTTCACAACCGCCTCGAGACGATCGAACGCGAGAGCGAGGAGCTCGTCGACGTCATCGAAGACATTCGAGCGATGCTGGACGCGAATCGGGAGCCGGACACGCGCTCAGTCGTCGCCCTCACCGCGTTACTGGAAGAACAAGTGGCCGAATGCCGCACCCGCTTCGACGAGGCCGTCATCGACACCGACCTCCCTGAGGCGACGCGGGTCAGCGGCAACGAGGGGCTCAAATGGATCTTCTCGAACCTCCTCGAGAACGCGATCGAACACAACGATAGCGAGATGCCGCACGTCCGTGTGACCGTCGACGAGCGACCCGAGACCGTCACTGTCACCGTCGCCGACAACGGTCCTGGCATCTCCGCGGAAGACAGAGAGTCACTGTTCGAGCGCAAGTCGACCAACCACGGCCTCGGCCTCTACCTCTCTCGCATCCTCGCGAACAGGTACGGCGGCACCGTCGACCTCGCCGACACCGGATCCGACGGGAGCGTCTTCGTCGTCGCGCTGCCCCACGCGTCGACCACCGCGGACGACGAATCGACAGACGACTAA
- a CDS encoding cation diffusion facilitator family transporter, whose protein sequence is MSEEGGADGGRRGFARASWANVLGNVAKIVAEGSAGLAFGSVALLADAAHSLADLVASVVVLVWGRSAFDEPDDTHPHGHDRIEPLTALFVGAVIALLGLNLLYRSAEGLVYGTDIEFSVLLLAALGFSIVDMYLVYRYTVEINEYLQSTALAALAKDCLNDIYTSVAAIVGVLGVFVGYPILDPVAGGLVSLLVVYQGIEIGKENVDYLIGAAPGPEKRREITTALRGHPAVAGVHDLTVFYDGTVLEVEVHVEVDGDMPFREAHDIESELVDRLRGLEDVGDAHVHLDPSGIGEWKESSDEFESR, encoded by the coding sequence ATGTCCGAAGAGGGTGGCGCGGACGGCGGCCGGCGCGGGTTCGCGCGGGCGTCGTGGGCGAACGTTCTCGGCAACGTCGCCAAGATCGTCGCCGAGGGCAGTGCGGGGCTCGCGTTCGGCAGCGTTGCCTTGCTCGCTGACGCGGCCCACTCGCTGGCCGATCTCGTCGCCAGCGTCGTCGTTCTCGTCTGGGGGCGGAGCGCATTCGACGAACCCGACGACACGCATCCCCACGGTCACGACCGGATTGAGCCCCTGACGGCGCTGTTCGTCGGGGCCGTCATCGCGCTTCTGGGACTCAATTTGCTCTACCGATCCGCCGAAGGGCTCGTGTACGGAACCGATATCGAGTTCAGCGTGTTGCTCCTCGCGGCGCTCGGATTCTCGATCGTCGACATGTATCTGGTCTATCGCTACACCGTGGAGATCAACGAGTACCTGCAGTCGACCGCGCTCGCGGCGCTTGCAAAGGACTGTCTGAACGATATCTACACCTCGGTCGCCGCCATCGTTGGCGTCCTCGGCGTCTTCGTCGGCTATCCGATACTCGATCCCGTCGCCGGCGGCCTCGTCAGCCTACTGGTCGTCTACCAGGGCATCGAGATCGGCAAGGAGAACGTCGATTACCTCATCGGTGCCGCACCCGGCCCCGAGAAGCGGCGGGAGATCACGACCGCCCTTCGGGGTCATCCGGCCGTCGCGGGCGTCCACGATCTGACCGTCTTCTACGACGGCACCGTCCTCGAGGTCGAAGTTCACGTCGAGGTCGACGGCGACATGCCGTTCCGGGAGGCCCACGATATCGAATCGGAACTGGTCGATCGCCTGCGTGGTCTCGAGGACGTCGGTGACGCACATGTCCATCTCGACCCCTCGGGAATCGGCGAGTGGAAGGAGTCGTCCGACGAGTTCGAGAGTCGTTAG
- a CDS encoding CrcB family protein: MADTHPPVRLETLALIAVGGFAGSNLRFFAMGLLPDVSSIVLVNAVGSAVLAFLVYEAEYAGHLTSRTRLVFTTGFLSSLTTYSTFALQTALAASPLALGGIVAANYGLGLISVLAGRALARRIGAPRDEPSGGETA, translated from the coding sequence ATGGCAGACACACATCCGCCCGTTCGCCTCGAGACGCTCGCGCTGATCGCCGTCGGCGGCTTTGCCGGGTCGAATCTCCGATTCTTCGCGATGGGACTGCTTCCTGACGTGTCGTCGATCGTTCTGGTCAACGCCGTCGGGAGCGCGGTCCTCGCCTTCCTGGTCTACGAAGCCGAATACGCGGGCCACCTGACCTCGCGGACCCGGCTCGTCTTCACGACGGGGTTTCTCTCCTCGCTGACGACCTACAGCACGTTCGCGCTCCAGACCGCGCTCGCAGCGAGTCCGCTCGCACTGGGCGGCATCGTCGCCGCAAACTACGGACTCGGACTCATCAGCGTGCTCGCAGGACGGGCGCTCGCGCGTCGGATCGGCGCTCCGCGGGATGAGCCTTCCGGTGGTGAGACCGCGTGA
- the crcB gene encoding fluoride efflux transporter CrcB → MSTPLLLESISIGRLLARAAVTVDPEPAHVVGTGGAIGAILRYWVSQRVSSGASSERFPLATFVVNVVGSFVFGLAVFAGAGESAIRLVGTGICGSFTTFSSFSVETLWLYERGDRALAVGNAAANLACSLAAIGLAWGLVAVAL, encoded by the coding sequence GTGAGTACACCGCTCCTTCTCGAGAGCATCAGCATCGGCCGACTGCTCGCTCGAGCGGCCGTCACCGTCGACCCCGAACCGGCCCACGTCGTCGGCACCGGCGGAGCGATCGGTGCGATCCTCCGATACTGGGTCTCCCAGCGGGTTTCCAGCGGGGCCTCGAGCGAGAGATTCCCGCTGGCAACGTTCGTGGTCAACGTCGTCGGCAGTTTCGTCTTCGGTCTCGCGGTCTTCGCGGGCGCGGGCGAATCAGCCATCCGACTCGTTGGGACCGGTATCTGTGGCTCGTTCACGACGTTTTCCTCGTTTTCGGTCGAGACGCTCTGGCTGTACGAGCGCGGCGATCGGGCGCTCGCGGTCGGCAACGCTGCAGCCAATCTCGCGTGCTCGCTCGCGGCGATCGGTCTCGCATGGGGGCTCGTCGCTGTCGCTCTCTGA
- a CDS encoding magnesium transporter, with protein MEARQDAWRIYRESLPILVVSLAGGIFAGSVLGSEGMTEGFERFPGLLLLLPAFLATRGNVYGAMGARISSGLHQGMIDPEFSWDRRLVNAVAASFINGIGISVVIAVLSWGILHGLGRESARLIELVGIMLVSGVLTSFTLIFGLLALVFASYEYGLDPDNLIGPIVTTLGDIFGVVFLFVAITVVGGIF; from the coding sequence ATGGAGGCTCGCCAAGACGCGTGGCGAATCTACCGCGAGTCACTACCGATCCTCGTGGTCAGCCTCGCCGGCGGGATTTTCGCCGGATCGGTCCTCGGATCGGAGGGGATGACCGAAGGATTCGAGCGATTTCCCGGGCTGTTACTGTTACTCCCCGCTTTTCTCGCGACACGAGGGAACGTCTACGGCGCAATGGGGGCGCGCATCTCGAGTGGACTCCACCAGGGGATGATCGACCCCGAGTTCTCGTGGGACCGGCGGCTGGTCAACGCCGTCGCCGCCTCGTTTATCAATGGCATCGGGATTTCGGTCGTCATCGCGGTCCTCTCGTGGGGGATTCTGCACGGTCTCGGTCGCGAATCGGCCAGACTCATCGAACTCGTCGGGATCATGCTGGTCTCCGGCGTTCTGACCTCGTTTACCCTCATATTCGGACTGTTAGCGCTGGTGTTCGCGAGCTACGAGTACGGGCTCGATCCCGACAACCTGATCGGCCCGATCGTCACCACACTCGGCGACATCTTCGGCGTCGTCTTCCTCTTCGTCGCGATCACCGTCGTCGGAGGGATCTTCTGA
- a CDS encoding magnesium transporter: MAATEPDDSLDTWSIHNIVATMFPILLVLSMLEMGSGYVLEFLEETYLSNPTLLVLVPVMIGMGGNLGAILSSRLSTRLHLGLLEFDPRDEVLWTNILAIMGLAATIFSSLGVAAWVVGQVIAEPMALVDLMLISVVSGMLLAVIAIVLSIGATYISYTQGLDPDDTTIPVVTNVCDILGVIVLSGVAIVVLN, encoded by the coding sequence ATGGCAGCGACGGAGCCCGACGACTCGCTCGACACCTGGTCGATCCACAACATCGTCGCCACGATGTTTCCGATCCTGCTCGTCCTCTCGATGCTCGAGATGGGGTCGGGCTACGTCCTCGAGTTCCTCGAGGAGACCTACCTCTCCAATCCGACGCTGCTGGTGCTCGTCCCCGTGATGATCGGAATGGGCGGCAACCTCGGTGCGATCCTCTCCTCGCGGCTCTCGACGCGGCTCCACCTAGGCCTGCTCGAGTTCGATCCTCGAGACGAGGTGCTATGGACGAACATACTGGCGATCATGGGATTGGCAGCGACGATATTCTCGTCGCTAGGCGTCGCCGCCTGGGTCGTCGGGCAGGTTATCGCCGAACCGATGGCACTGGTCGATCTCATGCTCATCTCGGTCGTCAGCGGTATGCTTCTGGCCGTGATCGCGATCGTTCTCAGTATCGGTGCGACCTACATTTCCTACACGCAGGGACTGGACCCGGACGACACGACGATCCCGGTGGTCACGAACGTCTGTGACATCCTCGGCGTGATCGTCCTCTCGGGAGTCGCGATCGTCGTCCTGAACTAA
- a CDS encoding TrkA C-terminal domain-containing protein, translated as MDPLEGETSSAPIEYEPVSVKDVLVEMKDTAELLIDLSYSAVLHQSEQLATEVLRLEERMDILEMRARMSLLMSARKPADAEQLAPVLGIVGAADGISDAAGDIAKIVLEDMGLPEAMRAALPDAAEALLRGVVTADSSYAGRTLQDIDLESETGVRVIALRRGSDWLLNPGPTTRVEADDVALLRGPESAIGDVCEELTGEVYEAPTAETPDIDDLERAVDTIIHMKDFSELAVDLAYSSVLFDSEELAEEVRNLEVEVDAMQSRFEAWTLRAAADAPDPVVLRGLIQLGSCTERISDAAIEISEGVLRDIDVHPVVQVAVQESDEIITRVEVDEGSDLDGTAVTAGVPDADSTMSVIAIRRPDEGWLLVADADAELRGGDALISKGTRTAAAAFQDLASA; from the coding sequence ATGGACCCGCTCGAGGGCGAGACATCGTCGGCTCCGATCGAGTACGAGCCCGTCAGCGTCAAGGACGTACTGGTGGAGATGAAAGACACCGCCGAGCTGTTGATCGACCTCTCGTACTCGGCCGTGCTTCACCAGAGCGAGCAGCTCGCGACGGAGGTCCTTCGTCTGGAAGAGCGGATGGACATCCTCGAGATGCGAGCGCGAATGAGCCTCCTGATGTCCGCCCGGAAGCCGGCCGACGCGGAACAGCTCGCACCCGTTCTGGGGATCGTCGGGGCCGCAGACGGGATCAGCGACGCCGCCGGTGACATCGCGAAGATCGTCCTCGAAGACATGGGCCTCCCCGAGGCGATGCGGGCAGCGCTGCCCGACGCCGCGGAGGCGCTCCTCCGGGGCGTCGTCACGGCGGACTCGTCTTACGCCGGCCGGACGCTCCAGGATATCGACCTCGAGTCGGAGACGGGTGTGCGCGTGATCGCACTCCGGCGGGGCAGCGACTGGCTGCTCAATCCGGGGCCGACGACCCGGGTCGAGGCCGACGACGTCGCGCTCCTCCGGGGCCCCGAGTCGGCGATCGGCGACGTCTGCGAGGAACTGACCGGAGAGGTCTACGAGGCTCCCACGGCGGAAACGCCGGATATCGACGACTTAGAGCGCGCCGTGGACACGATCATCCACATGAAGGACTTCTCCGAACTGGCGGTCGATCTGGCCTACAGCAGCGTGCTGTTCGACAGCGAGGAACTCGCCGAGGAGGTCCGCAACCTCGAGGTTGAGGTCGACGCGATGCAATCGCGCTTCGAGGCGTGGACGCTCCGGGCGGCCGCGGATGCGCCAGATCCGGTCGTCCTGCGCGGGTTGATCCAGTTGGGGAGCTGCACGGAGCGAATCAGTGACGCCGCGATCGAGATCAGTGAGGGCGTCCTCCGGGACATCGACGTCCACCCGGTCGTGCAGGTGGCCGTCCAAGAGAGCGACGAGATTATCACCCGCGTCGAAGTCGACGAGGGGAGCGACCTCGACGGCACCGCGGTGACCGCCGGCGTTCCCGATGCCGATTCGACGATGTCCGTGATCGCCATCCGCCGGCCCGACGAGGGGTGGCTGCTGGTCGCGGATGCTGACGCGGAACTGCGCGGCGGCGACGCGCTCATCTCAAAGGGGACCCGGACGGCTGCGGCAGCGTTTCAGGACCTCGCGTCCGCATAG
- the serS gene encoding serine--tRNA ligase, protein MLDRTYLRENPDEVRDALDNRGADVDLDKLLELDERWRELKARGDDLRHDRNQVSKKIGELVAEGKDEKREEALERSRELKSEIEEVEEEGVALEEELRERMLEIPQLPHESVPLGVDERHNVEDRRWGFDDAHELPDAVTPHYELGEELDIIDEERAAKTTGSGFYFLKGEGAQLEHALIQFMMDIHREQGYVDLFPPVPVKSASMRGTGQLPKFADDAYRLGGSNEEDYEDDDLWLCPTAEVPVTNMYANEILLKDDLPLKHQAYTPNFRREAGEHGTETRGIVRVHQFNKVELVNFVEPEESYDRLENLLTEAEDVLKRLGLPYRILELCTGDLTFASAKTYDIEVWAPGDDMDEGPEEGGRWLEVSSASNFEDFQARRAGLRYRPERHESADYLHTLNASGLAIPRVMVAILEYYQNEDGTVTIPEPLQSYMGGKEVIKGHEKVGESALGAGDRE, encoded by the coding sequence ATGCTCGACCGGACCTATCTGCGCGAGAATCCCGACGAGGTACGCGACGCCCTCGACAACCGGGGAGCCGACGTCGATCTCGACAAGCTACTCGAACTCGACGAACGCTGGCGGGAACTGAAAGCCCGCGGCGACGACCTGCGCCACGACCGCAATCAGGTCTCCAAGAAGATCGGGGAGCTCGTCGCCGAGGGGAAAGACGAGAAACGCGAGGAAGCGCTCGAGCGGTCGCGAGAGCTCAAATCCGAGATCGAGGAGGTCGAAGAGGAGGGAGTGGCCCTTGAGGAAGAGCTCCGAGAACGAATGCTCGAGATCCCACAGCTCCCCCACGAGAGCGTCCCGCTCGGCGTCGACGAACGTCACAACGTCGAGGACCGACGCTGGGGATTCGACGACGCCCACGAGCTGCCCGACGCGGTCACGCCCCACTACGAACTCGGTGAGGAGCTGGACATCATCGACGAGGAACGCGCCGCCAAGACGACCGGCTCTGGCTTTTACTTCCTCAAAGGCGAGGGCGCACAGCTCGAACACGCCCTGATCCAGTTCATGATGGACATCCACCGCGAGCAGGGGTACGTCGACCTGTTCCCGCCAGTCCCGGTCAAGAGCGCCTCGATGCGCGGCACCGGCCAGCTCCCGAAGTTTGCCGACGACGCCTATCGACTGGGCGGCAGCAACGAAGAGGACTACGAGGACGACGACCTCTGGCTCTGTCCCACCGCGGAGGTGCCGGTCACCAACATGTACGCAAACGAGATCCTCCTGAAGGACGATCTCCCGCTCAAACACCAGGCCTATACGCCGAACTTCCGGCGCGAGGCCGGCGAACACGGCACCGAAACGCGGGGCATCGTCCGCGTCCACCAGTTCAACAAGGTCGAACTCGTCAACTTCGTCGAACCCGAGGAGAGTTACGACCGCCTCGAGAACCTCCTTACGGAAGCCGAGGACGTCCTCAAACGGCTCGGACTCCCCTACCGCATCCTCGAACTCTGTACCGGCGACCTGACCTTCGCCAGCGCCAAGACCTACGACATCGAGGTCTGGGCCCCCGGCGACGACATGGACGAGGGCCCCGAGGAAGGCGGCCGCTGGCTCGAGGTCTCGAGCGCATCGAATTTCGAGGACTTCCAAGCGCGACGCGCCGGCCTGCGCTACCGGCCCGAGCGCCACGAGTCAGCCGACTACCTTCACACGCTCAACGCCTCCGGGCTCGCGATTCCCCGGGTCATGGTGGCGATCCTCGAGTACTACCAGAACGAGGACGGCACGGTGACGATTCCCGAACCGCTGCAGTCGTACATGGGCGGGAAAGAAGTCATCAAGGGCCACGAGAAGGTCGGCGAGAGCGCGCTCGGAGCCGGCGATCGGGAGTAG